In Desulfomonile tiedjei DSM 6799, a genomic segment contains:
- a CDS encoding fibronectin type III domain-containing protein, with the protein MGLVDAFAYPDRIMLRWEVPAMNADGSPLKDLSGFKIYRLSRKIGEECENCRFEGKPYANVDFQKPVNAEIVDGKVMYNDRNVAHGNVYTYIVAAYNLKGREGKPSPQVPVTFQEPPPAPENVNAHATPNAVTLIWTAPGEKEAVQGYRIYRGSTDALDQMKKVGTTKSDEVSFTDKTVEKDKTYYYVVRSLRVANEVSIESRPSTAVRVTVPGEVETPINVRTNVTTTGIRVSWEQSTITGKRVFYNLYRSEGNGAFQRINIAPIRDSWFLDRKVRRGATYRYAVTAYFEDRPEYESSRAVTEAVRYNR; encoded by the coding sequence ATGGGACTCGTGGATGCTTTCGCGTATCCGGATCGTATAATGCTTCGCTGGGAAGTCCCTGCGATGAATGCAGACGGTTCTCCGCTCAAGGATTTGTCAGGATTCAAGATTTATCGGTTGTCTCGCAAAATAGGAGAAGAATGCGAGAATTGCCGATTCGAAGGTAAACCTTACGCTAATGTGGACTTTCAAAAGCCTGTGAACGCCGAGATTGTGGACGGCAAAGTCATGTACAATGACAGGAATGTAGCTCATGGAAACGTCTACACGTACATTGTAGCCGCTTATAATCTCAAGGGGCGGGAAGGAAAACCGAGCCCTCAGGTGCCGGTCACTTTCCAGGAACCGCCTCCGGCTCCTGAAAACGTGAACGCACATGCAACCCCGAACGCAGTTACCCTGATATGGACTGCGCCCGGTGAAAAGGAAGCTGTTCAGGGATATCGGATTTATCGCGGCTCTACCGATGCTTTGGATCAGATGAAAAAGGTCGGAACGACGAAATCCGATGAGGTGTCCTTTACGGACAAAACAGTTGAAAAGGATAAAACCTATTACTATGTGGTAAGATCGCTTCGCGTCGCGAATGAAGTTTCCATAGAGTCTCGGCCTTCTACCGCCGTACGAGTAACCGTGCCGGGGGAAGTGGAAACACCTATCAATGTCCGGACTAATGTCACGACGACGGGAATACGGGTATCCTGGGAGCAGTCTACGATTACCGGGAAAAGGGTTTTCTACAATCTGTATCGTTCGGAAGGCAATGGCGCGTTCCAAAGGATCAATATCGCACCGATACGGGACTCGTGGTTTCTCGACAGGAAAGTGCGAAGAGGTGCGACATATCGCTATGCTGTAACAGCATATTTTGAAGATAGGCCTGAATATGAGTCCAGCCGTGCCGTTACTGAGGCTGTGAGATATAATCGCTAG
- the dapA gene encoding 4-hydroxy-tetrahydrodipicolinate synthase: MFSGAFTAVVTPFKDGHVDEDALRRLIRFGIDGGVSGIVPCGTTGESPTLSHEEHNRVIELTVKEVAGQVKVIAGTGSNSTEEALALTEHAKSVGADACLMVSPYYNKPTQEGLFQHFKTVAEAVDIPIVLYNIQGRTAVNIENSTVAKLSRIPNIVAVKEASGSILQMSEVIRLTDSDFDVLSGDDQMTFPLMALGGKGVISVVTNIVPDKMSLLVKHMLKGDIAAARAIHFEIYELCQAMFIETNPIPIKTALSMMGMIRNEFRLPLCPMSQANQEKLKTVLERYGLV; the protein is encoded by the coding sequence ATGTTTTCAGGAGCTTTTACCGCAGTAGTCACCCCCTTCAAAGACGGGCACGTGGATGAGGATGCATTGAGACGCCTGATCCGGTTCGGCATTGACGGAGGGGTTAGCGGAATCGTCCCGTGCGGAACGACGGGCGAATCACCAACCTTGAGCCACGAAGAACACAACCGGGTTATTGAACTTACGGTTAAGGAAGTTGCGGGCCAGGTGAAGGTGATTGCTGGTACGGGATCGAATAGCACGGAGGAAGCTCTTGCGCTTACAGAGCATGCGAAGTCGGTCGGTGCCGATGCATGTCTTATGGTATCTCCCTATTATAACAAGCCTACACAGGAAGGCTTGTTCCAGCATTTCAAGACCGTGGCGGAAGCAGTGGATATCCCCATCGTGTTGTACAACATACAGGGACGCACCGCCGTCAATATCGAGAACAGTACCGTGGCAAAGCTCTCACGGATTCCGAATATCGTTGCTGTAAAAGAAGCTTCGGGAAGCATTCTTCAGATGAGCGAAGTCATCCGGCTGACCGACTCCGATTTTGACGTGCTTTCCGGAGACGATCAGATGACTTTTCCGCTTATGGCTCTCGGCGGGAAAGGGGTCATCTCCGTGGTCACGAACATCGTTCCGGATAAGATGTCCTTGCTCGTGAAACATATGCTCAAAGGGGACATTGCGGCTGCTCGGGCAATACACTTCGAGATTTACGAACTCTGTCAGGCAATGTTCATTGAGACCAATCCAATTCCGATAAAGACCGCACTCAGCATGATGGGCATGATCCGCAACGAATTTAGATTACCTCTCTGTCCTATGTCCCAGGCCAACCAGGAAAAGCTCAAAACGGTTCTGGAACGGTACGGACTTGTTTGA
- a CDS encoding YHS domain-containing protein produces the protein MIAQLIVLSAVAYVGYQAAKIVVKSLGLGSDPDPGEEQKIPGANDMVQDPVCGLFISPADAVTIIHKGTYISFCSRECLNKFLQNQG, from the coding sequence ATGATCGCGCAATTAATAGTCCTGTCCGCAGTGGCGTACGTCGGATATCAAGCTGCCAAGATAGTGGTGAAGAGTCTTGGGCTGGGTTCCGACCCGGATCCAGGTGAAGAGCAAAAGATCCCGGGTGCAAACGACATGGTCCAAGATCCGGTGTGCGGATTGTTCATTTCACCCGCTGATGCTGTGACCATAATACACAAGGGAACGTACATTTCGTTTTGCTCCCGGGAGTGCCTGAACAAATTCCTTCAGAACCAAGGATAA
- the dapB gene encoding 4-hydroxy-tetrahydrodipicolinate reductase, whose protein sequence is MKIAVCGAAGRMGRRIVALAHEHPEMQIVGALEFPKHPALGNDAGEIAGIGHIAVPITSDLDEILKKCDVLVDFSSPDTSLRNIKAATESGKAIVVGTTGFSESQRKEIEKIGPTTRCLVAPNMSVGVNLLFNLTETVARALGDAYDVEIIEAHHNLKKDAPSGTAVKLAQLAAQALDRDLEEVGVYGRKGIVGERKNHEIGVMAVRGGDIVGEHTVMFVTGGERIELIHRAHSRDALAKGAVRAALWIYSQPPGLYDMQDVLGLKAGK, encoded by the coding sequence ATGAAAATAGCGGTTTGCGGTGCAGCGGGTCGAATGGGCAGGAGAATTGTCGCTCTTGCTCACGAGCATCCTGAAATGCAAATAGTAGGTGCTCTGGAATTTCCGAAGCATCCCGCACTGGGAAATGATGCCGGAGAAATCGCAGGCATCGGGCACATTGCAGTGCCCATTACTTCCGATCTCGATGAAATACTGAAAAAATGCGATGTGTTGGTCGATTTTTCTTCACCCGACACTTCTCTTAGGAATATAAAAGCAGCGACAGAGTCAGGAAAAGCAATTGTGGTTGGGACCACGGGCTTTTCCGAATCCCAGAGAAAGGAAATCGAGAAAATAGGTCCTACCACCCGCTGTCTGGTGGCTCCCAATATGAGCGTGGGGGTCAATCTCCTTTTCAACCTCACGGAAACGGTAGCCCGAGCTCTGGGGGATGCTTACGATGTGGAAATAATTGAAGCTCACCACAATTTGAAGAAGGATGCCCCCAGCGGGACTGCAGTCAAACTGGCGCAACTTGCCGCACAGGCATTGGATCGAGACCTGGAAGAGGTTGGAGTCTACGGCCGAAAGGGAATCGTAGGCGAGCGAAAGAACCATGAAATCGGCGTCATGGCAGTCCGCGGCGGGGATATCGTCGGTGAACATACGGTGATGTTCGTCACTGGTGGTGAGCGGATAGAGCTTATCCACAGGGCACACAGCAGGGATGCGCTCGCCAAAGGAGCTGTTCGTGCAGCGCTCTGGATCTATTCTCAACCTCCCGGATTGTACGACATGCAGGACGTACTGGGGTTAAAAGCAGGAAAATGA
- the lysA gene encoding diaminopimelate decarboxylase — protein sequence MHHFQYINDELFCENVPVRQICEAVGTPAFIYSRGTLERHFRIFEEPFLPVDHIVCYSMKACSNIAILRVFANLGSGTDIVSGGELFRALAAGVDASRIVYSGVGKKASEIDEALKAEILMFNVESEEELHLVNQRAVALGKRARIALRVNPNVDPLTHPYISTGLKKNKFGIDVERSLELYGRAADMEGIEAIGVDCHIGSQLTELSPFLEAIDRLKEMIGILRSRGISIQYLDIGGGLGIPYDQEEPPAPSLYGTAIVDRIANLNVKLILEPGRLLVGNAGILVTQVLFRKQGPEKSFIIVDAAMNDLIRPSLYNAHHAVWKVARKTNGVNGRIVADLVGPICESSDFLAQSREMEAVETGDLLALMSAGAYGFSMSSNYNSRPRAAEVLVDGDRYFVIRDRESYQDLIRGEHIPPAILQTS from the coding sequence ATGCATCATTTTCAGTACATAAACGATGAACTTTTCTGCGAAAACGTTCCTGTTCGACAAATCTGTGAAGCCGTGGGCACTCCCGCTTTTATCTACAGCCGAGGGACACTGGAACGTCATTTCAGGATCTTTGAGGAACCCTTTCTCCCTGTGGACCACATTGTGTGCTATTCGATGAAAGCATGTTCCAATATCGCCATCCTGCGGGTTTTTGCAAACCTGGGGTCCGGCACGGACATCGTCTCCGGAGGGGAACTTTTCCGGGCTCTGGCCGCTGGAGTAGATGCTTCTCGCATCGTGTACTCCGGAGTAGGCAAAAAGGCCTCTGAAATCGATGAGGCTTTAAAAGCCGAAATTCTGATGTTCAATGTGGAATCCGAAGAGGAACTTCACCTTGTGAATCAGCGGGCGGTTGCACTGGGAAAACGAGCCCGAATAGCCCTCAGAGTCAATCCCAATGTAGATCCTCTGACACATCCGTACATCTCCACGGGTTTGAAGAAAAATAAATTCGGCATCGATGTGGAGCGCTCCCTTGAGCTCTATGGAAGAGCCGCAGATATGGAAGGCATAGAAGCAATCGGAGTGGATTGCCACATCGGCAGCCAATTGACAGAGCTGTCGCCATTCCTGGAGGCAATCGATCGTCTGAAGGAGATGATCGGCATTCTACGCTCCCGCGGTATATCCATCCAGTATCTCGACATAGGCGGAGGGTTGGGAATTCCGTACGACCAGGAAGAGCCTCCGGCTCCATCGCTGTACGGAACGGCGATTGTTGACCGCATTGCAAACCTCAACGTGAAGCTCATATTGGAACCCGGAAGACTTCTTGTAGGCAATGCGGGTATTCTCGTGACCCAGGTCCTATTCAGAAAGCAAGGTCCCGAGAAATCTTTTATCATAGTAGACGCTGCAATGAACGATCTGATCAGGCCGAGCCTGTACAACGCTCATCACGCAGTGTGGAAAGTGGCGCGCAAGACGAATGGTGTGAACGGACGCATTGTTGCCGATCTTGTGGGCCCCATATGTGAATCCAGCGATTTTCTGGCACAATCCAGGGAAATGGAAGCCGTTGAAACCGGCGATCTCCTTGCACTCATGAGTGCAGGTGCGTACGGTTTTTCCATGTCTTCGAATTACAATTCCCGCCCCCGTGCTGCCGAAGTGCTCGTGGACGGAGATCGATACTTTGTCATCAGGGACCGCGAGAGTTATCAGGATCTTATCCGGGGGGAACACATCCCTCCCGCGATTCTCCAGACTAGCTAA
- a CDS encoding fumarylacetoacetate hydrolase family protein, which produces MRLLRFRVDNQVFEGILEGEEILPAAGQQFPRRFQLNQVKLLPPCVPSKIVAVGLNYRDHAEELHLTLPEEPLLFMKPSTSVIGPGDSVSLPPQSQRVDYEAELGIVIAKTARRVGLDEARDYILGYTCLNDVTARDLQTKDGQWTRAKGFDTFCPIGPWIDTEIDPTDLGIELYLNGERKQRSRTSNLIFSPAELVAFISGVMTLQPGDVIATGTPSGIGPMKHGDNVEVRIEGIGSLVNPIVKNDG; this is translated from the coding sequence ATGAGGCTACTGAGATTCCGTGTAGACAATCAGGTCTTTGAAGGAATTCTGGAAGGCGAAGAAATTCTTCCTGCCGCCGGTCAGCAGTTTCCGAGAAGGTTCCAGTTGAATCAGGTGAAGCTTCTTCCCCCGTGTGTTCCCTCCAAGATCGTAGCAGTGGGATTGAATTATCGCGATCATGCGGAAGAATTGCATCTCACTCTTCCAGAAGAACCTTTACTGTTCATGAAGCCCTCCACGAGTGTCATTGGACCGGGCGACTCCGTATCGTTGCCTCCTCAGAGCCAACGGGTGGATTATGAGGCAGAACTGGGAATCGTAATCGCAAAAACTGCTCGTCGCGTCGGATTGGACGAAGCACGAGATTACATTCTCGGATACACGTGTCTCAATGATGTCACTGCCCGGGATCTTCAAACCAAAGACGGCCAGTGGACCAGAGCAAAAGGATTTGATACATTCTGCCCCATCGGACCGTGGATTGACACGGAAATAGACCCGACCGATCTGGGCATCGAATTATATCTCAACGGCGAGCGGAAGCAGCGATCACGCACTTCGAACCTTATTTTCAGCCCTGCGGAACTGGTCGCGTTTATCTCGGGAGTCATGACGCTTCAGCCGGGAGATGTCATCGCAACGGGAACTCCTTCCGGTATAGGGCCGATGAAGCACGGAGACAACGTGGAAGTGCGGATCGAAGGAATAGGTTCCCTGGTAAACCCGATAGTGAAAAATGACGGATAA
- the argH gene encoding argininosuccinate lyase has product MATRDRSDSKKQNPQAAGIRKGRFKEGMAPEFAAFNASIGFDKRLFEQDVKGSIAHVLMLAAQKIIPAKDARKIEKGLQEILEDYKKGCFVFREDLEDVHINVEETLRAKIGDVAGKLHTARSRNDQVILDLRLFVLETCQVVKNDIVALMSALVAKAEETVDYILPGYTHLQRAQPVRLGHHLMAYYQMMLRDFVRFESSWVWNHEMPLGSAALAGTTFPIDRVLVATMLGFSKVSANSMDAVSDRDFVLEFLFNASVVMMHLSRLSEELILWSGPEFGFCELPDAYCSGSSIMPQKKNPDACELMRGKTGRVYGDLIALLTTMKALPLTYNKDLQEDKEPVFDAADTVQGCLRIMAGLIPGIKFNRNRMLEAASDPSLTATDLADRLAREGVPFREAHERIGALVRAGSEEGKKDSSELPTPEEMVDARDHVGGTSRRSVLEQIRTARLFLEQITETGDKPKSRRKRKG; this is encoded by the coding sequence ATGGCTACACGCGACCGATCAGACTCGAAAAAACAAAATCCTCAAGCTGCCGGAATACGAAAAGGCCGCTTCAAGGAAGGGATGGCTCCCGAGTTCGCAGCTTTCAATGCTTCCATAGGATTCGATAAGCGACTTTTCGAGCAGGATGTAAAGGGTAGCATTGCACACGTGCTCATGCTTGCCGCGCAAAAGATCATCCCTGCGAAGGATGCAAGGAAGATCGAAAAAGGTCTTCAAGAGATCCTCGAGGATTATAAGAAAGGTTGCTTCGTTTTTCGGGAAGATCTGGAAGACGTGCACATCAATGTGGAAGAGACGCTCAGGGCAAAAATCGGGGACGTAGCAGGTAAACTGCACACCGCACGGAGCCGCAACGATCAGGTAATTCTCGACTTGCGACTCTTTGTTCTTGAAACGTGCCAGGTAGTCAAGAACGATATAGTCGCGCTTATGTCCGCTCTCGTTGCCAAAGCGGAAGAAACCGTCGATTACATTTTGCCCGGGTACACGCATCTTCAGAGAGCGCAACCCGTTCGTCTCGGACATCATCTCATGGCGTATTATCAGATGATGCTAAGAGATTTTGTCAGGTTTGAAAGCTCTTGGGTATGGAATCACGAGATGCCCCTGGGGTCTGCGGCGCTGGCAGGGACTACTTTCCCCATCGATCGGGTTCTCGTTGCGACTATGTTGGGGTTCTCCAAGGTGAGCGCCAATTCAATGGATGCGGTTTCGGACCGTGATTTTGTTCTCGAATTCCTGTTCAATGCTTCAGTTGTCATGATGCACCTGTCCAGGCTTTCGGAAGAATTGATCCTGTGGTCCGGGCCTGAATTCGGTTTTTGCGAGTTGCCCGATGCTTATTGTTCGGGTTCGAGCATTATGCCGCAGAAGAAGAATCCGGACGCATGTGAACTGATGAGAGGCAAAACAGGTCGGGTTTACGGAGATCTGATTGCACTCCTGACCACTATGAAGGCGCTGCCTCTTACGTATAATAAGGACCTGCAGGAAGACAAAGAGCCCGTTTTCGATGCTGCAGATACGGTCCAGGGATGTCTGCGCATTATGGCAGGGTTGATTCCGGGGATAAAATTCAATCGGAACCGCATGCTCGAGGCCGCTTCCGATCCTTCACTCACTGCTACGGATCTTGCCGACCGGCTCGCCCGCGAAGGGGTCCCCTTCAGAGAAGCTCACGAACGAATTGGAGCACTGGTTCGGGCAGGTTCGGAAGAGGGGAAGAAGGATTCATCGGAATTGCCCACACCCGAAGAAATGGTGGATGCTCGCGATCATGTGGGCGGAACTTCCCGACGTAGTGTCTTGGAGCAGATCCGAACTGCCAGGCTGTTCCTGGAGCAGATAACTGAAACCGGCGACAAGCCGAAGTCCCGCAGAAAGAGGAAAGGTTGA
- a CDS encoding argininosuccinate synthase yields the protein MKQKINKIVLAYSGGLDTSVILRWLVDTYECPVVAFAADLGQGEELEPLVEKAKATGAESIEIKDLREEFVRDFVFPMLRANAVYEGSYLLGTSIARPCIAKSQMELAARTNADAVSHGATGKGNDQVRFELTYLSMNPEIIVIAPWRIWDMRSRTDLLAYAQKRGIPVTSSAEKPYSMDRNMLHLSFEGGILEDPWAEPPETMFVLTVDPRKAPDTPEEITVSFKAGDPVAVDGKVLSPAELLSSLNTVAGRNGVGRVDMVENRYVGMKSRGVYETPGGTVLHAARRALESITLDREVMFLKDEWIPRYASLVYNGYWFAPERRMLQAAIDEAAGAVTGDVRLKLYKGNVTVTGRRSDKSLYDPRFATFEEDRVYTQSDAEGFIRLNALRLRIRSMMEKSST from the coding sequence GTGAAACAAAAGATAAACAAAATTGTGCTGGCTTACTCGGGAGGTCTGGATACTTCCGTTATTCTTCGATGGCTCGTAGACACTTACGAATGCCCTGTGGTGGCTTTTGCAGCGGACCTGGGGCAGGGTGAGGAGCTGGAACCGCTGGTGGAAAAGGCAAAAGCCACGGGAGCCGAGTCCATAGAAATTAAAGATCTCCGGGAAGAATTCGTCAGAGACTTTGTATTCCCCATGTTGCGGGCAAACGCCGTGTACGAGGGATCCTATCTTCTCGGAACATCCATTGCACGGCCCTGTATCGCGAAGTCTCAGATGGAGCTCGCTGCCAGAACAAATGCAGATGCGGTAAGTCACGGAGCCACGGGTAAGGGAAACGACCAGGTACGTTTCGAGCTGACGTATCTTTCCATGAACCCGGAAATCATAGTAATTGCGCCCTGGCGAATATGGGATATGCGCTCCAGAACAGATCTCCTCGCGTATGCACAAAAAAGAGGAATTCCCGTAACGTCTTCCGCGGAAAAACCCTACAGCATGGATAGAAACATGCTTCATCTCAGTTTCGAGGGAGGCATTCTGGAAGATCCCTGGGCCGAACCGCCGGAGACAATGTTCGTGCTTACGGTGGACCCCCGAAAGGCTCCTGATACGCCGGAAGAGATTACCGTATCGTTCAAGGCTGGTGACCCTGTCGCCGTTGATGGCAAAGTGTTAAGTCCTGCGGAATTGCTTTCGTCGCTCAATACCGTCGCAGGTCGCAATGGAGTGGGCAGGGTTGATATGGTGGAAAACCGGTACGTCGGGATGAAGAGTCGCGGCGTGTACGAGACTCCGGGAGGAACGGTCCTCCATGCTGCACGAAGAGCCCTGGAATCCATAACCCTGGATCGGGAAGTAATGTTCCTCAAGGATGAATGGATACCTCGATACGCATCTCTCGTATACAACGGCTACTGGTTTGCCCCGGAAAGAAGGATGCTCCAGGCGGCAATCGATGAAGCGGCCGGTGCGGTAACGGGCGATGTTCGACTGAAGTTGTACAAAGGGAATGTCACCGTAACAGGCAGACGCTCCGATAAATCACTCTATGACCCCAGGTTTGCGACGTTTGAAGAGGACCGGGTGTACACCCAATCCGACGCAGAGGGGTTCATTCGGCTCAATGCTCTGAGGCTGAGAATCCGCTCAATGATGGAAAAATCGTCCACCTAG
- the folK gene encoding 2-amino-4-hydroxy-6-hydroxymethyldihydropteridine diphosphokinase, whose amino-acid sequence MTDKVYIGFGSNLGIRELKFEEALHELNRAHGIAIKTYSRLYETDPVDLSDDGPKFLNAVIELETSLSPRELMESLKAVEIKLGKSPRHRSDQSRHIDLDLLLYGDLVIREDNLNIPHPRMHKRGFVLVPLAEIAPETVHPVSKLTIRELAAFIAPEELGTIRALGAESNRQ is encoded by the coding sequence ATGACGGATAAGGTTTACATCGGATTCGGTTCGAATTTAGGAATCCGGGAGTTGAAATTCGAAGAGGCACTGCACGAACTAAATCGTGCTCATGGAATTGCAATCAAGACGTATTCCCGATTGTACGAGACCGATCCTGTGGATTTGTCGGACGATGGACCGAAGTTCCTTAATGCTGTGATTGAACTAGAGACCTCGTTGAGTCCGAGAGAACTGATGGAATCATTGAAAGCCGTGGAAATAAAACTTGGCAAATCTCCCCGGCATCGGAGCGATCAATCCCGTCATATCGATTTGGACCTTCTCCTGTACGGCGATCTCGTTATCCGGGAGGACAATTTGAATATTCCTCATCCCCGGATGCACAAACGAGGGTTCGTGCTCGTACCCTTGGCCGAAATAGCCCCGGAAACGGTGCATCCCGTTTCCAAGCTCACTATTCGCGAACTTGCCGCTTTCATTGCTCCCGAAGAACTCGGAACAATCAGAGCGCTGGGCGCAGAATCGAATCGGCAGTAA